A section of the Falco peregrinus isolate bFalPer1 chromosome 3, bFalPer1.pri, whole genome shotgun sequence genome encodes:
- the XKR9 gene encoding XK-related protein 9 gives MMKFTKQNFIFLVGGIIIYIVDIGVDFWVASKYFCQGQYSWSILILCFRGLSSLINQIFSYEWFKNDWEGTDTGKLKWIFLVHLFQCGIFIRYWFALKYGCQAAFKQKSSGDTSETEPPNFIQNQVVDVVTDINMLRVFKTFLETTPQLFVQIYILMEHGKNDFCQYAAIIMSFCGISFSTVDYQISLRKSLPDKDEFHVLPGLMYLFYKLLTITSWLLSISLITLLSVGSSAILLTFLWICGFTWTLKQHTTFCKSKKMEYLYRTVVGIILIFTFFNVKGRKTKLCLSMYYATHTVVTLGILFVYLFWKPSIIKEIHFTVVSILTILSLVLGIIFLVVYYRCFHPTAYCRPQACSDEGDGEVGQKYRVKISRFQNFIMQ, from the exons ATGATGAAATTTACtaagcagaattttatttttttagttggtGGAATTATAATTTACATAGTTGATATTGGAGTGGACTTCTGGGTAgctagtaaatatttttgtcaagGACAATATTCTTGGAGTATATTGATACTGTGTTTTAGAGGCCTTTCATCATTAATAAATCAGATATTCAGTTATGAATGGTTTAAAAATGACTGGGAAGGTACTGATACTGGGAAGctgaaatggatttttctgGTTCATCTCTTTCAGTGCGGAATATTTATAAG GTATTGGTTTGCTTTGAAGTATGGCTGCCAAGctgcatttaaacaaaaaagcagcGGAGATACATCAGAAACAGAGCCTCCCAACTTCATTCAAAACCAAGTTGTTGATGTAGTGACTGATATTAACATGCTCAGGGTATTCAAGACTTTTCTTGAGACCACACCACAACTTTTTGTCCAGATTTACATCCTCATGGAACATGGCAAAAATGATTTCTGTCAAT atGCTGCCATTATTATGTCTTTTTGTGGTATCTCCTTTTCAACAGTTGATTATCAGATATCATTACGAAAATCTCTACCTGATAAAGATGAATTTCATGTGCTCCCCGGGTTAATGTATCTGTTTTATAAACTGCTTACCATCACTTCTTGGTTACTCAGTATTTCACTGATCACTCTACTAAGTGTTGGTAGTTCTGCAATTCTGCTGACATTTCTTTGGATTTGTGGCTTCACCTGGACTTTGAAACAACATACAACATTCTGCAAATCTAAGAAGATGGAATATCTATACAGAACTGTAGTTGGAATCATTctcatttttaccttttttaacgtaaaggggagaaaaacaaaactttgcCTTTCTATGTATTATGCTACTCACACTGTTGTAACTCTAGGTATTTTGTTTGTATATTTGTTCTGGAAACCTTCCATTatcaaagaaatacattttacagtTGTGAGCATCCTAACTATTCTTAGTTTGGTGTTaggtattatttttcttgttgtttatTATAGGTGTTTCCATCCTACTGCTTATTGCAGACCACAGGCATGTTCAGATGAAGGTGATGGAGAGGTAGGACAAAAATATAGAGTGAAAATCAGTAGATTTCAAAATTTCATAATGCAATGA